CACTGCCGCCGGGTGACCGGCGCTGGCGTAGGTCAATTGCCGCGTTTGCCGGTCATACACCCCGTACCATGCCGTGAAGTACTTGTCCTTGTGCTGCTCCATCGGAAAAAGACGGTTTAACCGGGCCAGCACCGTCGCCGGCTGATGTAAATCCCCGATGGAACCCGAGCGCAGGAGATTCAACACCGAGACTGATAACAAGGCAGCACCCACCCCATGTCCCGCCACATCCACCACGTAGAACACCAACCGCTGTTCATCCAGGTCGAAGTAGTCAAAGCAATCGCCCCCCAGCTCGGTGGAGGGTTGATAGACCCAATCGGCGGTGACGTCGCCCGTCTGGCGAGGCGCTGGCAGCAGGGAACGTACGTAGGCCGCCGCTTCAGCCAGCTCGTCCTCCAGGCGTTTTTTTTGGTTTTGCAGGTCCTGGTTCAACTGGTAGAGCCGCAGTCCGGCCCGCACCCGCGCCTGCAACTCACTGGCGTCAATGGGTTTGACCAGGAAATCGTCGGCGCCCGTATCCAGCCCCTGCACCCGGTCAGCCACTTGGTCCCGCGAAGTAAGCAGGATGAAAAACGTGGTTGCCAGGGCGGGGGTTTGCCGCACCCGCTGGCAGACCTCCAACCCGTTGAGACCCGGCATCATCCAGTCGCAGATCACCAGAGCCGGTTGCCAACGTTGCACCAGCTCCCACCCCTGCAACCCGTCGGCAGCGACCGTCACTTCATAGCCCTGCTGCTTGAGACTGTGTTGCAGCATCAGGCGCATGGTGGGGTC
The sequence above is drawn from the Gloeomargarita sp. SKYB120 genome and encodes:
- a CDS encoding SpoIIE family protein phosphatase, with protein sequence MAKVLVIDDDPTMRLMLQHSLKQQGYEVTVAADGLQGWELVQRWQPALVICDWMMPGLNGLEVCQRVRQTPALATTFFILLTSRDQVADRVQGLDTGADDFLVKPIDASELQARVRAGLRLYQLNQDLQNQKKRLEDELAEAAAYVRSLLPAPRQTGDVTADWVYQPSTELGGDCFDYFDLDEQRLVFYVVDVAGHGVGAALLSVSVLNLLRSGSIGDLHQPATVLARLNRLFPMEQHKDKYFTAWYGVYDRQTRQLTYASAGHPAAVLWEDGQVQTLPGQGLAVGMFPDVDYREYQQVLTPGSCLYLFSDGAYEIPLPPSGQLWGREALVQWLATGKDTASLLSHIPRVGEHWPDDLCLLRLCFR